The following coding sequences are from one Desulfuromonas sp. TF window:
- a CDS encoding ABC transporter permease, with amino-acid sequence MRHSIFRDVFWGRLRRNRLAVFGAVIVAGMFILALIAPLVARDPGAIDIAHRLQSPSWAYPMGTDDLGRDVLARILYGARISLLVGFVAVGIASFIGVILGALAGYYGRWVDGVIMRFVDLMLCFPTFFLILAVIAFLEPSIWNIMIIIGLTSWMGVARLVRAEFLSLRERDFVHAAKALGAADTRVIFRHVLPNALSPVLVSATLGVAGAILTESALSFLGIGVQPPTPSWGNMLIAGKQTLGTAWWLSAFPGLAILITVLGYNLLGEGIRDAFDPRLQE; translated from the coding sequence ATGCGTCATTCAATTTTCAGAGATGTCTTCTGGGGGCGGCTTCGCCGCAATCGCCTGGCGGTGTTCGGTGCGGTTATCGTCGCCGGGATGTTTATCCTGGCCCTGATTGCCCCTCTGGTGGCCCGGGATCCGGGGGCTATCGATATCGCCCATCGATTGCAGTCTCCGAGTTGGGCCTACCCCATGGGGACGGACGATCTCGGCCGCGATGTGCTGGCCCGCATCCTTTACGGCGCACGTATTTCCCTGCTGGTCGGGTTTGTTGCCGTCGGCATCGCCTCCTTTATCGGAGTGATTCTCGGGGCGCTGGCCGGTTATTACGGGCGCTGGGTCGATGGGGTGATCATGCGCTTCGTCGATCTCATGCTCTGTTTCCCCACCTTTTTCCTGATCCTCGCCGTAATCGCCTTTCTCGAGCCATCCATCTGGAATATCATGATCATCATCGGACTCACCAGCTGGATGGGGGTGGCCAGGTTGGTGCGGGCTGAATTCCTGTCTCTGCGGGAGCGTGATTTCGTGCATGCGGCCAAGGCCCTGGGGGCCGCGGATACTCGGGTAATCTTCCGGCATGTCCTTCCGAACGCCCTCTCTCCTGTTCTCGTCTCCGCCACCCTCGGGGTGGCCGGAGCCATTCTCACCGAAAGTGCGCTTTCCTTTCTGGGCATCGGCGTGCAGCCGCCTACCCCCTCCTGGGGGAACATGCTGATTGCCGGCAAACAGACCCTCGGGACGGCCTGGTGGCTCTCCGCTTTCCCCGGCCTGGCGATTCTCATCACCGTTCTGGGATATAACCTTCTGGGCGAGGGGATCCGCGACGCGTTCGATCCCCGCCTGCAGGAATGA
- a CDS encoding YchJ family metal-binding protein — MGNAQLSHSMSPSELVLARCRAFGGGNFGFIYDSYHPESYFRAQFPSRRAYLRHGASSLAADFRIRECRILKEQINGEEARVLFYLDAFFRDERAESFELSSFRMTAEGWRYHSSQKLARREFAGEIEEIGFRDFENVQDKVFF, encoded by the coding sequence ATGGGAAATGCACAATTAAGTCATTCCATGTCCCCCTCGGAACTGGTTCTGGCCCGCTGCCGGGCGTTCGGCGGGGGGAATTTCGGTTTTATTTACGACAGTTATCATCCCGAATCTTATTTCCGTGCCCAGTTTCCCAGTCGGCGCGCCTATCTGCGTCACGGCGCCAGCTCTCTTGCCGCTGATTTCCGCATCAGGGAGTGCCGTATCCTGAAGGAACAGATTAACGGGGAGGAGGCGCGGGTGCTGTTCTATCTGGACGCTTTCTTTCGTGATGAACGGGCGGAGAGCTTCGAGCTCTCCTCCTTTCGCATGACGGCTGAAGGCTGGCGGTACCACTCCAGCCAGAAGCTGGCGCGCAGGGAATTTGCCGGAGAGATCGAAGAAATTGGCTTTCGGGATTTCGAGAACGTGCAGGACAAAGTCTTTTTCTGA
- a CDS encoding WbuC family cupin fold metalloprotein, with product MQIIDEKLLDHVSTAARGSSRLRKNHNLHADYDEPCQRLLNAVEPGSYIRPHRHLTPPKPETFVALRGSFAALIFGDSGEVEQVIPFSAGGGTKGVDIQAGAWHAIVSLESGSIFFETKPGPYVPLSDKDWAPWAPAEGSPEAPAYMAALEEIIRKEARLIFTRDEGDEGENPCSHGF from the coding sequence ATGCAGATCATTGATGAAAAACTTCTCGACCACGTGTCCACGGCCGCCCGGGGCAGCAGCCGCCTGCGAAAGAACCACAACCTCCATGCCGATTATGACGAACCATGCCAGCGCCTGCTCAATGCAGTCGAACCCGGCTCCTACATCCGTCCCCATCGTCACCTGACCCCGCCGAAACCCGAGACCTTTGTCGCCTTGCGCGGGAGCTTCGCCGCCCTGATCTTCGGGGATTCGGGGGAAGTTGAACAAGTGATTCCCTTCAGTGCCGGTGGCGGAACAAAAGGGGTGGACATCCAGGCCGGGGCTTGGCATGCCATCGTTTCCCTGGAGAGCGGATCGATTTTTTTTGAGACCAAACCAGGGCCCTATGTCCCACTTTCAGACAAGGACTGGGCCCCCTGGGCCCCGGCCGAAGGAAGCCCCGAAGCGCCGGCCTATATGGCCGCGCTGGAAGAGATTATCAGGAAAGAAGCAAGACTTATTTTTACAAGGGATGAAGGGGATGAAGGGGAAAATCCCTGTTCGCATGGTTTTTAA
- a CDS encoding sodium-dependent transporter has translation MNNRIERAHWASRFGFVLAAAGSAIGLGNIWKFPYITGKNGGGAFVLVYLLCIVLVGLPIMMAEFLIGRHGQRDAVGSFESLEGKGSPWRLVGWGGVAASFILLSFYAVVAGWSFDYIFKSASGSLGGKTPEQINDLFGALVADPGRVIFWQFLFMAATVGIVLGGVRGGIERWSKILMPVLFLLLLLLFIRGMSSPGAQAGLEFMFRPDFSRITPEALLDALGHAFFTLSLGAATMITYGSYLPPDSDLFTLSVRITLLDTLVALLAGLAIFPVVFAAGLEPGSGPGLVFQTIPIVLAGLPFGSFLALIFFILLAFAALSSSISMLEVSVAYLIDEKGWRRNRATVLVGSLAFVLGIPSALSFNRWAELKPLFDRTFFDLFDLLVSSYMLPLGGMFVALYAGWFWKGEEEKNELAASAPRPWLFPVWHFLLRYITPAAVLIILLNQMGIWG, from the coding sequence GTGAACAATCGCATCGAACGCGCCCACTGGGCCAGTCGCTTCGGTTTCGTACTGGCGGCGGCGGGAAGCGCCATCGGTCTGGGGAATATCTGGAAATTCCCTTACATCACCGGAAAGAACGGAGGCGGCGCTTTCGTTCTGGTCTATCTGCTATGCATCGTGCTGGTGGGGCTTCCCATCATGATGGCCGAGTTTCTCATCGGCCGGCACGGCCAGCGCGATGCAGTGGGCTCCTTCGAGTCCCTGGAAGGGAAAGGGAGCCCGTGGCGGCTGGTCGGCTGGGGGGGCGTGGCGGCTTCCTTCATCCTGCTCTCCTTCTACGCGGTCGTGGCCGGCTGGAGCTTCGATTACATCTTCAAGTCGGCCTCCGGTAGTCTGGGAGGGAAGACGCCGGAGCAGATCAACGACCTGTTCGGCGCTCTCGTCGCCGATCCCGGCCGAGTCATCTTCTGGCAGTTTCTCTTCATGGCTGCCACGGTGGGAATCGTTCTCGGAGGCGTGCGGGGAGGGATCGAGCGCTGGAGCAAGATCCTGATGCCCGTTCTCTTCCTGCTCCTGCTTCTTCTTTTCATTCGGGGCATGTCCTCACCCGGGGCCCAGGCGGGACTGGAATTCATGTTCCGCCCCGATTTCTCCCGGATTACCCCCGAGGCGCTTCTCGATGCCCTCGGGCACGCTTTCTTCACCCTCTCCCTTGGGGCGGCGACCATGATCACCTACGGTTCATACCTCCCCCCCGATTCGGACCTGTTCACCCTTTCCGTGAGGATAACCCTCCTCGACACCCTGGTCGCCCTGCTCGCCGGGCTGGCGATCTTTCCCGTTGTTTTCGCTGCCGGTCTTGAACCGGGAAGCGGGCCGGGGCTGGTCTTTCAGACGATTCCCATCGTCCTTGCCGGTCTTCCCTTCGGCTCGTTTCTTGCCCTGATTTTCTTCATCCTTCTGGCTTTCGCCGCTCTTTCCTCCTCCATTTCCATGCTGGAGGTTTCCGTGGCCTACCTGATCGACGAGAAAGGGTGGCGAAGGAACCGTGCGACCGTTCTGGTCGGCTCGCTGGCCTTCGTTCTGGGGATCCCTTCGGCCCTCTCCTTCAATCGATGGGCGGAGCTGAAACCTCTTTTCGATAGGACCTTCTTTGATCTTTTCGATCTGCTGGTTTCCTCGTACATGCTCCCCCTGGGAGGGATGTTCGTGGCCCTTTATGCCGGCTGGTTCTGGAAGGGAGAAGAGGAAAAGAACGAGCTGGCGGCCTCCGCCCCCCGCCCCTGGCTCTTTCCCGTCTGGCACTTTCTGCTGAGATACATTACCCCTGCGGCGGTCCTGATCATTCTGCTCAATCAGATGGGAATCTGGGGTTAA
- a CDS encoding thioesterase family protein, whose product MVGYRFTIPYTVRVADVNYGGHVANSAVLNFFQDARISYLAHLGPFGELDIGEGCGIILPEARVSYLAEMFLGDRLEIGVRVTEVRKSAFVMEYRIEREGKPMAEGTTGLVSFDYQSRRAKRLPGLFRQAITDFEAGQDGT is encoded by the coding sequence ATGGTAGGATACCGCTTCACCATCCCCTATACGGTCAGGGTGGCCGACGTGAACTACGGCGGTCATGTGGCCAATTCGGCCGTCCTGAATTTTTTTCAGGATGCCCGCATCTCCTACCTGGCCCACCTGGGTCCTTTCGGCGAGCTGGATATCGGCGAGGGATGCGGAATCATCCTGCCCGAGGCCCGGGTGAGTTATCTTGCCGAAATGTTTCTCGGCGACCGTCTGGAGATCGGAGTGCGGGTGACGGAAGTGCGCAAATCCGCCTTCGTCATGGAATATCGCATCGAAAGGGAAGGGAAGCCAATGGCCGAGGGGACGACCGGCCTGGTGTCTTTCGATTATCAGTCGCGCAGAGCGAAACGTCTCCCCGGACTTTTTCGTCAGGCAATAACCGATTTCGAGGCCGGTCAGGATGGGACTTGA